In one window of Haloimpatiens sp. FM7315 DNA:
- a CDS encoding amidohydrolase family protein produces MIIDGHAHACGTYLKGESIIKYLDSHGIDKVVLCGGEPGSNKNYAYPMLGDVFKSTNLGYFFNKIICFVTKISKVSNHIDEQNKVVYDISKKYPERVINAYWANPLDKNCIEKLNEFYRLYNFKMIKMHQCWNKFDIYNEKSINIIKWATEKNVPVFIHLLSERQVLQFINVTNSFQHTTFIVAHMIGFEKINKGTKNSNIYYDLSAPQLYPIEIVKKALQEVGSTKLILGSDTPYGIDNIEKIENRLKQLVLLQKDLDNIMGNNLTKLLRL; encoded by the coding sequence TGGACATGCACATGCTTGTGGCACATATTTAAAAGGGGAAAGTATAATAAAGTATTTAGACTCACATGGAATAGATAAGGTTGTATTGTGCGGAGGAGAACCAGGAAGTAATAAAAATTATGCTTATCCAATGTTAGGGGACGTGTTTAAAAGTACAAACTTAGGGTATTTTTTTAATAAGATTATTTGTTTTGTAACAAAGATTAGTAAGGTATCTAATCACATTGATGAGCAAAATAAAGTTGTATATGATATTTCAAAAAAATATCCAGAAAGAGTAATAAATGCTTATTGGGCAAATCCACTAGATAAGAATTGCATTGAAAAACTTAATGAATTTTATCGATTGTATAACTTCAAAATGATTAAAATGCATCAATGTTGGAATAAATTTGATATCTATAATGAAAAAAGTATTAATATTATTAAGTGGGCAACAGAGAAAAATGTTCCGGTTTTTATACATCTATTATCAGAAAGACAAGTATTGCAGTTTATCAATGTAACAAATAGCTTTCAGCATACCACTTTTATTGTTGCACATATGATTGGTTTTGAAAAAATAAATAAAGGCACTAAAAATTCTAATATATACTATGATTTATCGGCACCTCAGTTATATCCAATTGAAATAGTTAAAAAGGCCCTTCAGGAAGTTGGAAGTACAAAACTTATTTTAGGTTCGGATACTCCTTATGGAATTGATAATATTGAGAAGATAGAAAATAGATTAAAGCAATTAGTGTTACTACAAAAGGATTTAGATAATATAATGGGGAATAATCTTACAAAACTGTTACGGTTATAA
- the istA gene encoding IS21 family transposase translates to MILKININTEIEIKSVQDLNKLKILVEVNNLDKPNFSELARKLGVDRRTVKKYYEGNLKKERKRKKSKIDDYHKIITSLLSAESTQIFYYKSHLYRYLVREHGLECSRSNFNYFILNNSKFAEYFKPKANRNAIKSETPFGKQAQFDWKEKLKFSFKDGSTMVLNVGSLILSASRFKVWTIYPPTSQNHLFDFLVNAFETLGGVPSEILIDNASTMMDQPRTERSPGKINNKFKQLADDLGFKIVPCIRARPNTKAKVENPMRIIEEIMNYNGILENLEELYKKMSIITDEANSRICQATGLPPILIFKKEKEHLLPLPHDKVCSFYKNVTTSAKVNTNALFKYKQNMYSVPPELIGKTIIIQVNENNLYVYSSKN, encoded by the coding sequence ATGATTCTAAAGATAAACATTAATACTGAAATAGAAATAAAATCAGTACAAGATTTAAATAAACTAAAGATATTAGTGGAGGTTAATAACTTGGATAAACCAAATTTCAGTGAACTTGCAAGAAAATTAGGAGTTGATAGACGAACAGTTAAAAAATATTATGAAGGTAATTTAAAAAAAGAAAGAAAACGTAAAAAATCAAAGATAGATGACTATCACAAAATTATCACTTCATTGCTATCAGCAGAAAGTACGCAGATATTCTACTATAAATCACATCTGTACAGATATCTCGTTAGAGAGCATGGTCTTGAGTGCTCTAGAAGTAATTTTAACTATTTTATTTTGAACAATAGCAAATTTGCTGAGTACTTTAAACCAAAAGCTAATAGAAATGCTATAAAATCAGAAACACCTTTTGGTAAACAAGCTCAGTTTGACTGGAAAGAAAAATTAAAATTTTCATTTAAGGATGGAAGTACTATGGTCCTAAACGTAGGTAGCTTAATATTATCAGCATCTAGATTTAAAGTGTGGACTATTTATCCACCAACTAGTCAAAATCATTTATTTGATTTTTTAGTTAATGCATTTGAGACGTTAGGCGGTGTTCCATCAGAAATATTAATTGATAATGCATCAACAATGATGGATCAACCTAGAACTGAACGTTCTCCAGGAAAAATTAATAATAAATTTAAGCAATTAGCCGATGATCTTGGATTCAAGATAGTTCCATGCATTAGAGCTAGACCTAATACTAAAGCAAAGGTTGAAAATCCAATGAGAATAATTGAAGAAATAATGAACTATAATGGGATTTTAGAAAACTTAGAAGAATTGTACAAAAAGATGAGTATTATAACAGATGAGGCTAACTCAAGGATATGTCAAGCCACAGGCTTACCGCCTATATTAATATTTAAGAAAGAAAAAGAACATCTCCTACCACTACCACATGATAAAGTATGTTCTTTTTACAAAAATGTTACCACATCAGCAAAGGTAAATACAAATGCTCTATTTAAGTATAAACAAAACATGTACTCTGTTCCACCTGAGCTTATTGGTAAAACAATTATTATACAGGTTAATGAAAATAACCTGTATGTGTATTCTAGCAAAAATTAG
- a CDS encoding site-specific DNA-methyltransferase, translating to MDIQKINIEKLNPAKYNPRKDLKPGDPEYEKLKKSINTFGYVEPVIWNKKTGNVVGGHQRLKILKQQGAAEIECVVVDMDEANEKALNVALNKVSGDWDIPKLTELLDDLDKSMFDVSLTGFDAAEIEDLFSKVHDKDVKEDDFDADKALEDIKEPVSKQGDIWILGKHRLLCGDSTKFSDIEKLMDGKKANLCVTDPPYNVAYTEGKENERVIKNDSMDDKSFYEFLLSAFKNIFEVLDDGAGAYIFHADTEGFNFRKAFKEAGFHLSSVCIWVKQSLVLGRSDYQFQHEPVLYGWKPTGKHRWYSDRKQTTIWNFDRPTKSELHPTMKPVPLIAYPIQNSSMTNCIVLEPFGGSGSTIIACEQTDRICYAVELDEKYCDVIVKRYIEKVGSDEAVFLLREGKKIKYANC from the coding sequence TTGGATATTCAAAAAATTAATATAGAAAAACTTAATCCAGCAAAATATAATCCACGAAAAGATTTAAAACCAGGTGATCCTGAATATGAAAAATTAAAGAAATCAATTAATACCTTTGGATATGTGGAGCCTGTAATTTGGAATAAAAAAACGGGTAACGTTGTAGGAGGACATCAAAGATTAAAAATTTTAAAACAGCAAGGAGCAGCAGAAATAGAATGTGTTGTAGTGGACATGGATGAAGCTAATGAAAAAGCTTTAAATGTTGCTTTAAATAAAGTTAGTGGTGATTGGGATATTCCAAAATTAACAGAGCTTTTGGACGACTTAGATAAATCAATGTTTGATGTTTCACTTACTGGATTTGATGCTGCAGAAATAGAAGATTTATTTTCAAAGGTTCATGATAAGGATGTTAAAGAAGATGATTTTGATGCAGACAAAGCTTTAGAGGATATTAAAGAGCCAGTTTCAAAACAAGGAGATATTTGGATTTTAGGAAAACATAGATTACTTTGTGGGGATAGCACAAAATTTTCAGACATAGAAAAATTAATGGATGGCAAAAAAGCAAACCTTTGTGTAACAGATCCACCTTACAATGTAGCTTATACAGAGGGTAAGGAAAATGAAAGAGTTATAAAAAATGATAGTATGGATGATAAAAGCTTTTATGAATTTTTGCTTTCAGCATTTAAAAATATATTTGAAGTTTTAGATGATGGAGCTGGAGCTTATATTTTTCATGCTGATACAGAAGGCTTTAATTTTAGAAAAGCATTTAAAGAAGCAGGATTTCATCTTTCAAGTGTATGTATTTGGGTAAAACAAAGTTTGGTGCTAGGAAGAAGTGATTACCAATTTCAACATGAGCCAGTTTTATATGGCTGGAAACCAACAGGAAAACATAGATGGTATTCAGATAGGAAACAGACTACTATTTGGAATTTCGATAGGCCAACAAAATCAGAACTTCATCCAACAATGAAGCCAGTACCACTTATTGCATATCCAATACAAAACAGTAGTATGACTAATTGCATTGTACTTGAGCCTTTTGGTGGAAGTGGTTCAACGATAATTGCTTGTGAGCAAACAGATAGAATATGTTATGCAGTAGAACTTGATGAAAAATACTGTGATGTTATTGTTAAAAGATATATAGAGAAAGTAGGTAGTGATGAAGCTGTGTTTCTTTTAAGAGAGGGTAAAAAGATAAAGTATGCAAATTGTTAA
- the mobC gene encoding plasmid mobilization relaxosome protein MobC codes for MTNRNRGKQLNFRLSETELEKFHENVEKSRLKQSEYLRKCILEKDIVIIDEIKELMGELKRIGNNLNQLTRAVNSGEFRNIDSLEMVKNELEVVWNEVIQALKKVNE; via the coding sequence ATGACAAATCGAAATAGAGGTAAGCAGCTTAATTTTAGGTTGAGTGAAACAGAGCTTGAGAAGTTTCATGAGAATGTAGAAAAATCTAGGTTAAAGCAAAGTGAATATTTGAGAAAGTGTATTTTAGAAAAGGACATAGTAATTATTGATGAAATCAAAGAGCTTATGGGAGAATTGAAGCGTATCGGCAATAATCTCAATCAGCTAACCAGGGCGGTCAATAGTGGAGAGTTCAGAAATATTGATAGCTTGGAAATGGTGAAAAATGAGCTTGAAGTTGTATGGAATGAGGTAATTCAAGCATTAAAGAAGGTGAATGAATAA
- the istB gene encoding IS21-like element helper ATPase IstB has translation MKLIQMSLNLDEYITKVTEGEISLVDALYELTSKEIEVKNFNATNAMVKVAGFPHLKELKDFDFNFQPKINKNQFLDFESLRFLESNSNIILIGNSGVGKTHLATSIGIAAAKKRISTYFIKCHDLINQLKKAYLENKLESRIKHFSKYKLLIIDEIGYLPIGEQEAKMFFQLIDKRYEKKSTIITSNINLSDWSQIFVDNMIASVILDRLVHHSSIVNILGNSYRTASALSKMSNTES, from the coding sequence TTGAAATTAATACAAATGAGTTTAAATTTAGATGAATATATAACCAAAGTAACTGAAGGGGAAATAAGCCTTGTAGATGCGCTCTACGAGCTTACATCAAAAGAAATTGAAGTAAAAAATTTTAATGCTACTAATGCAATGGTAAAGGTAGCAGGTTTTCCTCACTTAAAAGAACTCAAAGATTTTGATTTTAACTTTCAACCTAAAATAAATAAAAATCAATTCTTAGATTTTGAAAGTTTAAGATTTTTAGAAAGTAACAGCAATATAATTCTAATTGGAAATAGTGGTGTGGGTAAAACCCACTTAGCCACTTCAATTGGAATAGCTGCCGCTAAAAAAAGAATAAGCACATACTTCATAAAATGCCATGATTTAATTAATCAGCTTAAGAAAGCTTATTTAGAAAACAAGCTCGAAAGCAGGATAAAACATTTTAGTAAGTATAAGTTATTAATAATTGATGAAATAGGTTATTTGCCAATTGGTGAACAAGAAGCTAAAATGTTTTTTCAGTTAATCGACAAACGTTATGAAAAGAAAAGTACAATAATAACTAGTAACATAAACTTATCAGATTGGAGCCAAATATTTGTGGATAACATGATAGCTAGCGTTATTCTTGATAGACTTGTTCATCACTCTAGTATTGTAAATATACTAGGTAATTCTTATAGAACAGCGTCAGCTCTTTCTAAAATGTCTAATACAGAAAGTTAG
- a CDS encoding HNH endonuclease, translating to MPRKPLKPCRYPGCPELTENRYCIKHQKEIDSNYNKYNRPFKKLYNSRWRKLRKQFLNEHPLCEVCKEHGAIKAATVVDHIVPHKGDERLFWDESNWQALCKSCHDRKTAKEDGRFGNKNKVYTY from the coding sequence ATGCCAAGAAAGCCACTTAAACCTTGTAGATACCCAGGTTGTCCTGAGCTTACAGAGAACAGGTATTGCATTAAACATCAAAAAGAAATTGACAGCAATTACAATAAATACAACAGGCCTTTTAAGAAACTCTACAACAGTAGGTGGAGAAAACTTAGGAAACAATTTTTAAATGAGCATCCACTTTGTGAAGTATGTAAAGAACATGGAGCAATTAAAGCAGCAACTGTTGTTGATCATATTGTTCCACATAAAGGTGATGAAAGATTGTTCTGGGATGAGAGCAACTGGCAAGCTTTATGTAAGTCATGTCACGATAGAAAAACAGCTAAGGAAGATGGAAGGTTTGGAAATAAAAATAAAGTATATACTTACTAA
- a CDS encoding IS3 family transposase, translating to MNQGFNAVFVLKIVGLSRSTYYYNLSVEGKEKYKPVGGKPKGYSLTEKGKKICDNEIKEYILKAIDGDAINYGYRKIMHYLKREYGLIINHKKAYRLCKELDILKNQRVIKPKVKRSIAINRSITGSNQLWEMNIKYGYVEGEDKFFYMLNIIDIFDRSIVDYHMGFHCEAKDATALLRKSLIRRHLFEEGAKRPVIRTDNGPQFVSYKFKECCEELKLHHERIPVKTPNKNAHVESFHRILEDECFKSNEFESYKEAYETVNDFITFYNNRRLHSSLGYRTPNEFYHLYSGEQLTNIEIRV from the coding sequence ATAAATCAAGGATTCAATGCAGTTTTTGTTTTAAAAATAGTTGGATTATCAAGGTCAACATATTACTACAATTTAAGTGTAGAAGGCAAAGAGAAATATAAGCCGGTAGGCGGAAAACCCAAAGGATATTCATTAACTGAAAAAGGTAAAAAAATTTGTGATAACGAAATTAAGGAATATATTTTAAAAGCTATAGATGGTGATGCTATAAACTATGGTTATAGAAAAATAATGCATTATCTAAAGCGTGAATATGGACTTATTATAAACCATAAGAAAGCATACAGACTATGTAAAGAACTTGATATTCTAAAGAATCAAAGGGTTATAAAACCTAAAGTCAAGCGAAGCATTGCTATTAATAGATCTATAACGGGTTCCAATCAATTGTGGGAAATGAATATCAAATATGGATATGTTGAAGGAGAAGATAAATTTTTCTATATGCTTAATATTATAGATATCTTCGATAGAAGCATTGTAGATTATCATATGGGTTTTCATTGTGAAGCAAAGGATGCTACCGCATTATTAAGGAAAAGTTTAATTAGAAGACATTTGTTTGAAGAAGGTGCTAAAAGACCTGTTATAAGGACTGATAATGGTCCACAGTTTGTAAGTTATAAATTCAAGGAATGCTGTGAAGAACTTAAGTTACATCATGAAAGAATACCAGTAAAAACACCAAATAAAAATGCACATGTTGAATCTTTTCATAGAATACTTGAAGATGAATGTTTTAAAAGTAACGAATTTGAGAGCTATAAGGAAGCATATGAAACAGTAAACGATTTTATTACTTTTTATAATAATAGAAGGTTACATTCAAGTTTAGGATACAGGACTCCTAATGAATTTTACCACCTTTATTCTGGAGAGCAGCTAACTAATATTGAAATAAGGGTGTAG
- a CDS encoding transposase: protein MRGRSYTNELKESIINEVKEVGNVSLVSRKHGISKSTIFTWIKNSKQKNEIKVKPGRKALIEGQNNFEKEITEITKENDTLKKYWEKRI, encoded by the coding sequence ATGAGAGGCAGAAGTTATACAAATGAATTGAAGGAATCAATAATAAATGAAGTAAAGGAAGTTGGAAATGTTTCCTTAGTTTCAAGAAAACATGGAATTTCAAAATCAACTATATTTACATGGATCAAAAATTCTAAACAAAAAAATGAAATTAAGGTGAAGCCAGGTAGAAAGGCTTTAATTGAGGGACAAAATAACTTTGAAAAAGAAATAACAGAAATAACAAAAGAAAATGATACTCTAAAAAAATATTGGGAGAAAAGGATTTAG
- a CDS encoding LytR/AlgR family response regulator transcription factor — MLKVAICDDEKIERESIVYMINRFLKLNNKCYKIFEFNSGEHLMSSIKNFDIYFLDIKMDKLTGIEAAKKIRLINESAVIIFITALKDYVFDAFDVNAFHYILKPVNEDKLKKILCSALKQFDKNDKYIITKTIRQSTKILLKDIMYIESKQRKLNVHTTYNIIALKPLRTLGQLLINYI, encoded by the coding sequence ATGCTTAAAGTAGCTATTTGCGACGATGAAAAGATTGAAAGAGAATCAATAGTATATATGATTAATAGATTTTTAAAACTAAACAATAAATGCTATAAAATATTTGAATTTAACAGTGGTGAACACTTGATGTCATCAATCAAAAACTTTGATATATATTTTTTAGATATAAAGATGGATAAACTCACAGGTATAGAAGCTGCCAAAAAAATCAGATTGATAAATGAAAGTGCTGTTATTATATTTATAACAGCACTAAAAGATTATGTGTTTGATGCCTTTGATGTAAACGCTTTTCATTATATTTTAAAGCCTGTTAATGAAGACAAGCTTAAAAAAATTTTATGTTCGGCTCTAAAACAGTTTGATAAAAATGATAAATATATTATTACTAAAACAATTAGGCAGTCAACTAAGATTTTGCTTAAAGATATAATGTATATAGAATCCAAGCAAAGAAAGCTAAACGTACATACTACTTATAATATTATTGCTCTTAAGCCCCTAAGAACACTTGGACAATTGCTTATAAATTATATATAA